The Vanrija pseudolonga chromosome 1, complete sequence genomic sequence GGACGTCCCAAAGCACGGGGACCAGAACAACTCGGCACTGGGCGTGTCCGCACCGAGTTCGTTTATGAGCGAGTCGACCATGGAGAGCCGCCGCCCCAAGGACCGCCTGCacatcgagctcgcgccaTTCGACACGAATGCCCCACTCCCACCTCCCACGCCGTTACCTCAGCTCCCCACGACCGACCAGGACGAGATCGGTACGCGCAAGGGCTTGTCTGCCCTCTCGCAAATGTCGGAGAGCGAGATGAGctctggtggtggtggcgagcgatCGTCAATCCTCAAGACGTTGACTGGCCTGTGGGCTttccgcgccggcgacttCACGCCGCTGGAATACCCTTTATCTGCCGCCGAGCACATCTTCGTCGACTCGCGCGTCATTGTGCGCGAGAATGAGCCGACGAGTATTATCGCATTCACGCTCAGCTCCAAGCCGTACCGCGACCAGATGCGCACCATGACCAaccttgcgcgcgcgcgccggcacgaGCCGTCACACCTTGACGACATGTCCGGCACGACAGACAGACAATGGGACATCAtctcggtcgacgaggcgatggaGACGGATGATGTGTCGAGACGCGAGACGGGCTCGCACTTGAAGTACGAGTTTGAGACTGGCTCGTCGACCATCTCGTGCCGTATCTTCTTCGCTGAGCAGttcgccgccctccgccagGCGTGCCAGTGCGAGGACAGCTTTGTCGAGTCGCTGGCGCGATGCGCAAAGTTTGACGCGTCGGGCGGCAAGTCTGGGTCTGCGTTCCTCAAAACCAAGGGTGGGTTGACCGTACTTTGCTCAATGCTAACCCACAGATGACCGCTTCATTGTCAAGGAGATCTCGCGGCTGGAGATGGACGCGATCACAAAGTTTGCGCCCGCATACTTTGAGTACACCTCGACCGCGTTccagcgcggccggccgacaGCGCTCGCCAAGACGTACGGCATCTTCAAGATTGGCTTCCGCAACGCCGTCACGGGCCACTCGATGCACATGAACGTTCTTGTGCAGGAGAACCTGTTCTACGGGCGGCAGTTTGCCAAGATCTACGACCTCAAGGGCAGCACGCGCAACCGCCTCATCAAGCCAACGGGCAAGGTCAACGAggtgctcctcgacgagaaCCTGATGGAGCTGTCGTACACCAACCCGCTGTACCTGCGCGACCACTCGAAGCGCATCCTCCGCACGGCGCTGTGGAACGACACGCTCTTCCTCTCCAACCTCAATGTGATGGACTACTCGctcgtggtcggcgtcgacgtcgagaaccagcagctcgtcgtcggcgtcgtcgactaCATCCGCACCTTTACGTGGGACAAGAAGGTCGAGTCCTGGGTCAAGgactttggcggcggcggccgtggcgaaCCTACCATCGTCACACCCCTCCAGTACCGCAAGCGCTTCCGCACAGCCATGGAGCGCATCTACTTCCCTGCCGTGCCCGACCGCTGGTCGGCCGCtagcggcgacgacgcaccaATGGACGAGGAAAGCGCCACGCTCCTCACCATCTAGGCTGCTAGCTTCTATTCAATATACAGAGAGTTTTTGTGTCAATTGTACAGGGTGCATCGAGCCATGGATAAATGTACAGATATTTGGTTACCAAAAGACGTCTAGGACATGAGACATGAGGATGCGTGGGCAGGGGTTCGTTCTAGGGATACTGAGACAGTGTTTTGGTTTGGGGCGGTTCTATGCCGACTCGTCGGATTCGTTTTCGTGGTCGACGGCTTCTCGCATCATGTCTCCCCAGACAGATGTGGCCATCGAGTTGAGCAGGTCCTCGTGGGTCGGCTCTTCGACTGAGGGCTCGCTGCGGGTGTCAGTTGGGCTCCGTGAGGCAGAAGATAACTCACCGTCTGTGGCTGCCGTCAGAGGAAAGGTGTGAGCCGTCGTTGGACGACCGGCGTACAAAGGAGCCAGGTCGCTGAACGGTGCTGACCGAGAGGGACGGGATATGCCCCGACACGGTCGAACGATCGACGACCGAATGGCCAAGTACAGCGCTGGGGGATTGCGGGAAGGTAGGGGACGagggtgatgatgatggacTGAAGTGGGGCGCGTGTGGCCCCCGAGTTGGGGTTTCTGAGCCTGGAATAAGTATCGACTGGATCGGGGGTGATCCGATGGGAGAGGTGGGGTTCGAGGACAGGCCATAGAGGAACGGGTTACGCTCCCCCTCGACCGGTGAAGTCGGCGGCGATCCCATGGACATGGGCTCCAGGACAATGGCGGGCATGCCATCTTGTTCATCGGTGAGAATCCGCTGCTTCTCGTTGCGCTGCTTGAGGAACCGCCTGCGCCAGTAGATGGTACGCAGGAGTCCACGGACGCGGTCAAGGTTGACAAGGTCGTCAACACGCTCAAGCTTGGCACGGCGCTCAAGCAAGTCCTTGACCTGCAgagcctcgtcgtcgttgatcAGCTTGTAGTGCGCAAGCATGAGGAGCATGTCCGTAAAGGCGATGCCGCGGCCTGGCTCCTCCGAGATCCTGGCCTCGTAGAACAGGCGAACATACTCCTTTCGACGCTGCGTCACCTTCTTGAAGTCAATCTGGTCGATGTGCTCCTCGACGTTTCGAGTGTCCACAGTGTGGCGAACACTCTCGACAGTGTAGAGCTTGGACGTCGGGTCGTGGGGATCAGGGCTCGACGCGCGGATGATGTTCGGCACACTAGCGTCGATGGGGTAGAGTCGGACCTCAAACACACCAGTGAGCCTCTGCATCTCGGTCAGCTACTCCCAGTTTTGTAGGTTCCAGCACGAACCGAGAAGAAGTTGGCAAAGTCTCTGCGCTTGATATAGCCCGTCCGGTTCTTGTCAACTTCAGACCAAGCCTTCTTGAACAGTCCTGCAGCGGTTAGCGGGTGAACGCATCAAGGGACACCCACGGATCTGTTCACGGGTAAGGGAGGTTCCTGTCGGCTTCTGGTAGACATAGGCAAACGagtcgacgacaacaccaGTGAACATGTTGAGGAAGATGTACCTtggcggtgtcagcggctGTTGCGCAACTTCAACTCACATGCTGAGGACGTTCCAGGTACAGAACAGGACATAAGCCCAGCCCACACTACCGCAGTCAGAGTCGAGGTAGTTGGACGAGTCAGTACAGCGGGGGAACTCGATCGTGCTGTGGGTTAGTAGCCGCCAAGTCGGTAAGAACTCACTAGTCGTGCATGTACCCGTTCCATCCCTCTCCAGTAGAGCAGAAGGATAACATGATTAGGGCGTTGCCGAACGTGTTGTAGTTCTGGTATCGGGACGACGAGACCGCGCCCTGTCGAGTGAGACCAAAGATCTCAACATCAACAATAGCGAAGAAGATGAACAAGACGGCCCAGAGGAGGAACAGGTTCCCGATAGCGGGCAGACTGGCACTGATGGGTGTCAACAGAGCTTGCGGAGACCCGCGAAGCAACTCACATCGAAGTCTTGAACAGCTGGTTGAGAGAGTCCAAGCGCTGGACAAGCTTGAGACAGTACATTGTCAAGAACAGCTTCTGGACCTGCTTGTTGGCGAGGCCACTGGCAGTGTCCGAACTGGCGCGGATGGCTGGGATGGTGGTCATGAAACACCcaatgatgacgacgacatcgTAAATGTTCCAGCCGTTTGTTCGGAAACTCTTAAAGCCGAGACCGTAGAAGTTGACCAGGATGTCAACGGCATAAGCGACAATGAAGGCCAGGAAGATGGAGTCTGTGAGGAGGGTTAGCTGAGTCAACAAGCGAGGAGGTAGTAACCCACCAAGCTGTCGGTCCGACATGATGTTGTTCGAGTAGTCCTGGGTCATCAAGAGGAAGATGTGGACAAAGTAGAGGAAGGTGAAGAATCGCGCCCAGTAGCCAGTCTTGTTGACAGCGCGGTCGTAGCACCATCCCCGGAATCCAcccgggcgacggcgaggacgctTTGACGGGACCTGCTGCTTGACGTACAGCTCCATGTCCACCCACTGCTTCTGCTCGACGGTGAGCAGCGCCGAGCCTGACCGGATCCTGAAGTTCTCGATGATGATACTGTGTGGTGTCAGTAGTGCTGCGGGAATCGATAAACAAGTCCTCACCTCAGGAAGATGGTCAGGATAATGACACCACCAAAGAGGTTGAAGATGACGAAGAAGATCGAGTTCCACTGCCGGTTGTTGGTTTGAGGCTGCTGTCCTTCGCCGACAATATTCATGGTCGAAGCCATGACATCGGTCCATCCCTCGAGAGACACAATCTCGAAGAGGATAAGCATGGACTGGCGGAAACTGTCAAAGGCCCAGACACTGCCGCCAAACTTGGGATTCGCCCAGACACGCGGAGCCATGAAGTTGATGTTGCCTACAGGTGAGGCAGAGTATTCGCCCACGCAGTCGGTACCGACCAACACGTCGCCACTCGTATCGTTGCAGCTTGCGAGGAGGCCAGAGAAGATGTTGAGGCTGGAGTCAGCAAGTGAAGCAGACGGTCGGCACTCACCCCCAAACGGCAAACGGAATCAAGTAGAGGATCATGAGCACACAGGCGTCGATGATACGGACCATGCCGGCGAAGAGCACAGCGTGGAAGGTATCACGCAGGCGAGCGAAGAGGGTGACCAGACGAAGGGCTCGGAAAGCCTTGAAGGCTCGAGTCGTTCGGCTGAGACCTCCGATGACGACGatcgaggtggtggtgttgaCGACAATGGTGCACAGGATGACTAGGTCCACGACGTTCCAGATGGAGAGCAGGTATGCGTTCGGTGCGAAGATGAAGCCGTCGGCAATGACCTTGATGAGGAACTCGAGCACGAAGAcgcccgcgagcgcaagctcggTGCTGTCGAACCACGAGAAATGGTGGTAGCCATGTTTCCTGTAGTACTGCTTTCGGAACAGTGGCGTCGAGATAGCGGCAATAACCACGCTCGACACAACCGTGGCAAACATGACGAACTTGAATGCCAGACTCCAGATCGGGTGTGCAGGGCGACCATTGATGCGGTACCCGTATGCCGGGGGCACGAGTGCCTGACACATCTTTCGAATCGGGCCGCGGTTGGAGAAGATCCACAGACTGCGGTCGTAGCTGGGGTGCGCGGCGATGAAGTCGGCCTGCTGGTTACGCCTCTCTCGCAGGGCATCCATGTGCTCGTCCGCTGACGGGCCACTGTGGAGTGGTGGTAGTAAGTCGGTGCTACGTGGGTCAGTTGGCTGCTAGCTGCCACGACCGCCCAACTCACAGTCCGCGGTCCGTgtcaaactcgtcctcgatgATCGTGGCCATGCGGGTAGACTTGCGCTTCTCGGCATTCAGGTTACGCAGAGGGATTGACTGGTCGCCCTCTGGGTCCATGCCGAACAGCCTCCTGAGAGCAGCATTCGTGCCAGTTGCGTCGTCCTCAATAACGGGAGCACCAACGTCCGCACCAATGCTCTGCTTGAGCGGCAGAATAAGGTTCGGCGGCAAAGCGTCCACACGGACGGCCTTGTGGCGAGCCTTAAGCAACCGGTACGGGTTCAACCGTTCCAGCAACGTGACGTG encodes the following:
- the cch1 gene encoding Calcium-channel protein cch1, whose translation is MHLALLGASRGVGYHALLTALADPSITRISLLLRKPAVFDADEVVSAAVKEGRVVLVQGDATNEGDLAKVLADVDIVVTSIGGQPQFTLRGIVLDQPGICTRAALSLLRGIKRLDKPPRVVVVSSMGIGENHAVMPLPLRILYPWLLHTPHQDKEGLEYLVRRASIALPTPASVPSAVLSQADADAAPESFLPEVVIVRPAMFTDGTGGHEVKAAEDAYTYYISRADVGRFVALRCLKGDGKDSKDSLDSSDNQRLTLDAPDRDHLAKGRRPSQRLYDSTTGRALPAGPLGMIARSPTVRRVSEAIRLASERVVNLAGDDKNDKLNEDDYDHILDSPDSFDKPIESAPPSPRKTVTRTALRGRTLCIFGPTNPVRIAMDQFIRFPWTEPIILALILANAVVLTIQSAPYLITPRVGAPYFHTWEDYTLFALFLVFTVEMFARIIVTGLILDPETSIPEFIRRSRIRFHNYWFPHKHEEALQQGTAETYREDTWKMKPTAPVRGATLGPAKPKKQKIIPEAPFQKAVAKQTTLIVEGRPYLRHSWHRIDMLAVVTFWICFALAMTGVEVQETRHIFIFRALSVLRACRLLVITSGTATILHSLKRAAPLLLNVAWYIVFAAALFSIIGVQSFKGSFRRQCVFTNPYNESETVDLGFCGGYIDPDTLQKHSYLNYDNSTSQIHPKGYVCPLYSVCETQGQSANDGSTSYDNIFKSLIQVLIIAGVNTWSGPMYNVMDTDFYGSAMFYLVAIIVLNFWLMNLLIAVVVNVFQDIRAETKRSAFGADEKIIVEPQWAIDTKKRWEPSRMLKLYLKTELFWVLLIVVDLISQAFKQHDSSPRVLKLLRNMERGFAVIWLFEMLLRFVAYWPDWRVFFSQSRNDVDLFLALGCGIIQIPAIRNTGIYPWLTVFQLLRWYRVILAFPRMKPLISNVFGSFTGMLNMVIFLFLMHFLAALMAVQLLRGDMAAAAQENAMIDFGQVYNAFLGLYQIFSTENWTTPLYNAMQAGWTYNQGWIICIFLMIWFFFSSFILLQMFIAVINENFEIAEEQKRKQQIENFIRKSAPVSTHVTLLERLNPYRLLKARHKAVRVDALPPNLILPLKQSIGADVGAPVIEDDATGTNAALRRLFGMDPEGDQSIPLRNLNAEKRKSTRMATIIEDEFDTDRGLTDLLPPLHSGPSADEHMDALRERRNQQADFIAAHPSYDRSLWIFSNRGPIRKMCQALVPPAYGYRINGRPAHPIWSLAFKFVMFATVVSSVVIAAISTPLFRKQYYRKHGYHHFSWFDSTELALAGVFVLEFLIKVIADGFIFAPNAYLLSIWNVVDLVILCTIVVNTTTSIVVIGGLSRTTRAFKAFRALRLVTLFARLRDTFHAVLFAGMVRIIDACVLMILYLIPFAVWGLNIFSGLLASCNDTSGDVLVGTDCVGEYSASPVGNINFMAPRVWANPKFGGSVWAFDSFRQSMLILFEIVSLEGWTDVMASTMNIVGEGQQPQTNNRQWNSIFFVIFNLFGGVIILTIFLSIIIENFRIRSGSALLTVEQKQWVDMELYVKQQVPSKRPRRRPGGFRGWCYDRAVNKTGYWARFFTFLYFVHIFLLMTQDYSNNIMSDRQLDSIFLAFIVAYAVDILVNFYGLGFKSFRTNGWNIYDVVVIIGCFMTTIPAIRASSDTASGLANKQVQKLFLTMYCLKLVQRLDSLNQLFKTSIASLPAIGNLFLLWAVLFIFFAIVDVEIFGLTRQGAVSSSRYQNYNTFGNALIMLSFCSTGEGWNGYMHDYTIEFPRCTDSSNYLDSDCGSVGWAYVLFCTWNVLSMYIFLNMFTGVVVDSFAYVYQKPTGTSLTREQIRLFKKAWSEVDKNRTGYIKRRDFANFFSRLTGVFEVRLYPIDASVPNIIRASSPDPHDPTSKLYTVESVRHTVDTRNVEEHIDQIDFKKVTQRRKEYVRLFYEARISEEPGRGIAFTDMLLMLAHYKLINDDEALQVKDLLERRAKLERVDDLVNLDRVRGLLRTIYWRRRFLKQRNEKQRILTDEQDGMPAIVLEPMSMGSPPTSPVEGERNPFLYGLSSNPTSPIGSPPIQSILIPGSETPTRGPHAPHFSPSSSPSSPTFPQSPSAVLGHSVVDRSTVSGHIPSLSVSTVQRPGSFVRRSSNDGSHLSSDGSHRREPSVEEPTHEDLLNSMATSVWGDMMREAVDHENESDESA